The following are from one region of the Acidobacteriota bacterium genome:
- the xrtD gene encoding VPLPA-CTERM-specific exosortase XrtD, with the protein MADSVQVAPLAVNKERRFFSGLPVWQGVALLLLLAFLYADVLSRLFTQWTSDKNFQHGIFVPAFALFVLWRNREKLRNVKLAPSWTGLALIVGGLATMVLGEFGAELFLSRVSLLFMLAGLIVLFHGWPLFRAVFFPWAFLLLMIPIPTIVLQKITFPLQILASKVASTALPLFGVLVHREGNVIELATMKLDVVQACSGIRSLLSMLTLSIIYGYLMEDRQWVRVVLAIASVPIAVFANSFRIVGTGLIVQYWDPDKAQGFLHAFEGWLIFVASLIMLFALHSLIMRIWKPGQRATHAVAPVSNLPVTPAKSAFGRFVAVVLLMAGTTFLTHSRSSNEIFPSREPLASFPNQFGPWMGQDLTIDQQTLDVLGAGEFIHREFENPSQPQPWIDLLIAYFPSQKAGDTLHSPNHCLQGSGWIPIQRAVIQLSRPDGKTFPANRFVTSKAGERQLVIYWFQAHDREVANEYVSKYYLIKDSIQMRRSDGALVRLYTPMFEKESPDAAQARLLSLGNEMIPQLNRYIPR; encoded by the coding sequence ATGGCTGATTCAGTACAGGTGGCCCCTCTGGCCGTTAACAAGGAGCGTAGGTTTTTCTCGGGCCTCCCTGTATGGCAGGGAGTTGCACTGCTGCTACTCCTCGCCTTTTTGTACGCCGATGTTCTCTCCCGTTTGTTCACACAATGGACCAGCGATAAGAACTTCCAGCATGGAATCTTCGTGCCTGCCTTTGCCCTGTTTGTTCTCTGGAGGAATCGCGAGAAGCTGCGCAACGTAAAGCTGGCGCCGTCATGGACTGGACTGGCGCTGATCGTCGGTGGGCTCGCCACGATGGTCCTTGGAGAATTCGGCGCGGAATTGTTTCTCTCCCGAGTGTCGTTACTGTTCATGCTGGCTGGATTGATCGTCCTCTTTCATGGGTGGCCACTATTCCGCGCAGTGTTCTTCCCCTGGGCCTTCCTGCTGTTGATGATCCCGATCCCCACGATCGTGCTGCAAAAGATAACCTTCCCTCTCCAGATTCTTGCATCGAAGGTGGCGAGCACTGCACTCCCGCTATTTGGCGTGTTGGTTCATCGCGAAGGGAATGTGATCGAACTCGCGACCATGAAACTCGACGTGGTTCAGGCTTGCAGCGGAATCCGCTCCCTGCTCTCGATGCTGACTCTCTCGATCATTTACGGCTATCTGATGGAAGATCGGCAGTGGGTGCGAGTCGTGCTTGCCATCGCATCAGTCCCGATTGCGGTGTTCGCCAACAGCTTTCGCATTGTTGGAACGGGATTGATCGTGCAGTACTGGGATCCAGACAAGGCTCAGGGATTCTTGCATGCCTTCGAAGGATGGCTAATCTTCGTCGCGTCACTCATCATGCTTTTTGCTCTACACAGCCTGATCATGCGGATATGGAAACCCGGGCAACGTGCAACGCATGCCGTCGCGCCGGTATCCAATCTACCGGTCACTCCCGCGAAGTCAGCGTTTGGACGTTTTGTGGCGGTCGTTCTCCTCATGGCGGGGACTACGTTCCTGACTCATTCCCGCTCCAGCAACGAAATCTTCCCTTCGCGCGAACCTTTGGCTTCCTTTCCCAATCAATTCGGCCCCTGGATGGGACAAGACCTGACCATCGATCAGCAAACTCTCGACGTACTCGGAGCGGGCGAGTTTATCCACCGCGAGTTTGAAAATCCAAGCCAGCCGCAGCCTTGGATCGATCTGCTGATCGCTTACTTCCCCAGTCAGAAGGCTGGCGACACGCTTCACTCTCCGAATCACTGCCTGCAAGGGTCAGGGTGGATTCCGATTCAGCGGGCTGTTATTCAACTTTCCCGTCCCGATGGAAAGACTTTCCCAGCGAACCGCTTTGTAACTTCCAAAGCTGGAGAAAGGCAACTGGTGATCTATTGGTTTCAGGCCCATGACCGGGAAGTGGCCAACGAGTACGTATCCAAGTATTACCTGATCAAAGATTCGATTCAGATGAGACGGAGTGACGGAGCGCTGGTACGGCTGTATACGCCAATGTTTGAGAAGGAGTCTCCCGACGCCGCGCAGGCTCGTCTTCTGAGTCTTGGCAACGAGATGATTCCGCAACTGAACCGCTATATCCCGCGCTGA
- a CDS encoding NAD(P)H-hydrate dehydratase yields MKIVSAEEMREIDRTSLLRFGVPSLALMENAGSAVANFILSEYPNAKRISVICGKGNNGGDGFVVARHLASSGRVVRVLLLCAPEDLRGDAEAMFRKLGILPFVAREASALESADAAPIFKVDLLVDAMVGTGFRPPMSPIYGAAVSRMNESAVPVVAVDIPSGADADAMGEQTGRTARANSVVTFTAPRPAHVFGTLTNGPTIIAPIGSPPEAVVSKLGLHLSTPADFAGLLAPRSRAANKGSYGHVLVIGGSLGKAGAAAMAGFSALRAGAGLSTVATAKSVLSTVAGFHPELMTERLEETDAGTIARSALDSSLFASLVERKSVLAIGPGISRHPETAEFVRALVQKIDIPLVLDADSLNAFEGATGELKGQGRTLVITPHPGEMARLTGTTIAAIQTNRVEIARKFAHEHDVIVVLKGHRTLITSPTGDVWVNTTGNPGMATGGTGDVLTGMVAGLIAQHPQHVLDATALAVYLHGLAGDLAVEELGEESVVATDLINYLPAAFARMRETSSAEVRLHN; encoded by the coding sequence ATGAAGATCGTCAGCGCAGAGGAGATGCGCGAGATTGATCGCACGAGTTTGTTGCGTTTCGGAGTGCCCTCGCTGGCACTCATGGAAAACGCCGGTTCTGCCGTTGCAAATTTCATCCTTTCCGAATATCCCAACGCCAAACGAATCAGCGTCATCTGCGGAAAAGGGAATAACGGTGGTGACGGTTTCGTGGTCGCCCGCCACTTGGCGTCCTCGGGCCGCGTGGTGCGAGTTTTGCTATTGTGTGCTCCCGAGGACCTACGCGGAGATGCGGAGGCGATGTTCCGGAAACTCGGCATTCTTCCGTTCGTGGCGCGCGAAGCAAGCGCTCTCGAGTCGGCAGATGCCGCGCCCATCTTCAAGGTGGATCTACTTGTCGACGCCATGGTCGGCACGGGATTTCGTCCACCGATGAGTCCGATCTACGGAGCGGCGGTTTCCAGGATGAATGAAAGCGCCGTTCCGGTGGTTGCGGTCGACATTCCATCGGGCGCGGACGCCGATGCAATGGGCGAGCAGACGGGAAGGACCGCTCGGGCCAATTCGGTGGTGACCTTCACCGCTCCGCGTCCCGCTCACGTGTTCGGGACTCTAACGAATGGCCCTACGATCATCGCGCCCATCGGTTCTCCGCCAGAGGCCGTCGTGTCGAAACTCGGACTTCATTTGAGCACTCCGGCGGATTTTGCTGGACTTCTTGCGCCGCGCTCGCGAGCAGCCAACAAGGGCAGCTACGGACACGTGCTCGTCATCGGCGGATCGTTGGGCAAGGCGGGCGCCGCAGCGATGGCAGGATTCTCGGCATTGCGAGCGGGTGCTGGGCTTTCCACCGTGGCAACTGCAAAATCGGTTCTGTCGACTGTCGCAGGATTCCATCCTGAACTCATGACCGAAAGGCTGGAAGAAACAGATGCCGGGACGATCGCACGCAGTGCGCTGGATTCAAGTTTGTTTGCGTCGCTGGTGGAACGCAAGAGTGTGTTGGCGATTGGTCCAGGAATTTCACGCCACCCCGAGACGGCGGAATTCGTACGCGCTCTCGTGCAGAAGATCGACATCCCGTTGGTTCTCGATGCGGACTCTCTCAATGCATTTGAAGGCGCGACTGGCGAATTGAAAGGCCAAGGACGCACTCTCGTGATTACGCCCCATCCCGGCGAGATGGCGCGCCTTACAGGGACGACCATTGCTGCCATTCAAACCAACCGCGTAGAGATCGCAAGAAAGTTTGCCCACGAACACGACGTGATCGTCGTTCTGAAAGGGCATCGCACTTTGATCACTTCGCCAACTGGCGATGTGTGGGTGAATACAACTGGCAATCCGGGAATGGCGACTGGCGGCACTGGAGACGTGCTCACTGGAATGGTAGCGGGCCTGATCGCGCAGCATCCCCAACATGTCCTCGATGCGACCGCGCTCGCAGTTTACTTGCATGGACTCGCTGGTGATCTTGCGGTGGAAGAATTAGGCGAGGAGTCCGTTGTGGCCACCGACCTGATCAATTATCTTCCCGCTGCGTTCGCAAGAATGCGAGAGACCAGTTCTGCCGAAGTTCGCCTGCATAACTAA
- a CDS encoding sigma-54-dependent Fis family transcriptional regulator: protein MRTVEAVIRELSQNDVPVLVVAESGSGKRAAAARIHALSDRAREPFHECHASQATSDLLASWSAEGGTVYLQDVGDLDSSTQSELVRQIGSGGEEVNGVPRFICGTSRELEADVKAGKFREDLYYRISGVCLRLPPLRQRKEDIPVLLDWFLSEAARDFTRAVPVLSPETQGFFLEYHWPGNIRELKDAARAIVALGDESLAMGGLRSLLRRVDRSNGEKVSLKEAAKAASREAEKELILQVLTKTRWNRRRAAQELQISYKALLYKLKQIGYQEYGA from the coding sequence ATGCGCACGGTTGAGGCCGTCATCCGTGAGTTATCGCAGAACGATGTGCCGGTATTGGTGGTGGCGGAGTCCGGGTCGGGCAAACGAGCGGCAGCCGCTCGTATCCACGCGCTGTCAGATCGTGCCCGCGAACCTTTCCACGAGTGCCACGCCAGCCAGGCTACCAGCGACCTTCTCGCGAGCTGGAGCGCGGAAGGCGGAACCGTTTATTTGCAGGATGTCGGAGATTTGGATAGTTCAACCCAAAGTGAACTCGTGCGGCAGATTGGTTCAGGTGGCGAGGAGGTCAACGGCGTGCCGCGGTTCATCTGCGGAACGTCCCGCGAACTGGAAGCGGACGTGAAAGCGGGAAAATTCCGCGAAGACCTTTATTACCGGATCAGCGGAGTGTGTTTACGCCTGCCACCACTGCGCCAACGCAAGGAAGATATTCCGGTACTGCTCGATTGGTTTCTGTCGGAAGCTGCGCGTGATTTTACCCGCGCGGTTCCAGTTCTCAGCCCGGAAACGCAAGGATTCTTTCTGGAATATCACTGGCCGGGAAATATTCGCGAATTGAAGGACGCGGCTCGGGCCATTGTGGCTTTGGGAGACGAATCGCTCGCCATGGGTGGCTTGCGATCCCTTCTGCGCCGGGTGGATCGCAGCAACGGAGAGAAGGTTTCTCTCAAAGAGGCTGCCAAAGCGGCTTCCCGCGAAGCGGAAAAGGAATTAATCCTTCAGGTTTTGACCAAGACACGATGGAACCGGCGTCGCGCAGCCCAGGAATTGCAGATCAGCTACAAGGCGTTGCTTTACAAGCTAAAACAAATTGGATACCAGGAATACGGCGCATAG
- a CDS encoding polysaccharide biosynthesis/export family protein yields MNRIWKAAVATVLLSAGLALAQDATPTQPAATGSPEIVSAAGADYVIGPEDVLHVAVWKEGDLTATLPVRPDGKISLPLLNDVAAAGLTPMQLADSITEKLKKYVASPRVTVVVTQINSKRVYLVGEVGHTGATPMLPNMTVLQALSSAGLTQFANTKKIYVMRMQNGKQVKLPVNYRKLVKGEMMDQNYLLQPGDTIVIP; encoded by the coding sequence ATGAATCGAATTTGGAAAGCAGCGGTGGCGACCGTGCTTTTAAGCGCGGGATTGGCGTTGGCCCAGGATGCCACCCCCACGCAGCCCGCGGCGACGGGCTCCCCCGAAATCGTATCGGCAGCCGGAGCGGACTATGTGATTGGTCCAGAAGATGTGTTGCATGTTGCCGTCTGGAAGGAAGGCGACCTGACCGCCACGCTGCCCGTACGGCCTGACGGGAAAATTTCATTGCCGCTCCTTAATGATGTTGCGGCCGCCGGACTCACGCCGATGCAGTTGGCCGATTCGATCACGGAAAAGCTCAAGAAGTATGTTGCCAGCCCACGCGTGACGGTAGTCGTGACCCAGATCAACAGCAAGCGGGTCTACCTGGTGGGAGAAGTGGGACACACTGGGGCTACCCCGATGCTGCCCAATATGACCGTCCTGCAGGCGCTATCGAGTGCTGGCCTGACGCAGTTCGCCAACACCAAAAAGATCTACGTAATGCGGATGCAGAACGGCAAGCAAGTGAAGCTTCCCGTGAACTATCGCAAGCTGGTGAAAGGCGAAATGATGGATCAGAACTACCTGCTGCAACCGGGAGACACGATTGTTATCCCGTAA
- a CDS encoding potassium channel protein gives MRKFRNLRFIGGALLLVMAVGTAGYHYIEGWSWFDGFYMVITTLTTIGYQETHPLSHAGRIFNVGIILCGVSLVFLAIGALTQALLEFELQHFFGRRRMERDISRLTDHYIICGAGRVGRSAARELARRPAPFVILENSEAKAQKFSGEGWLMQIGDATQEQALRDARIEYARGLVAATTTDATNLYIVLTARSLNPKLRIIARASEDMAEKHLISAGADSVVSPYIFAGQRIAHSFLRPHVVSFLDTATTHLGMDLEIGQVAITSTSPFAGQTVESSRIRQDRGVIVLAIKRQSGMRFNPVPDDRIEAGDFLIAMGEPQQIRDLERRASSNL, from the coding sequence ATGAGGAAGTTTCGCAATCTACGATTCATTGGCGGAGCGCTGCTGCTGGTAATGGCAGTCGGCACGGCGGGTTATCACTACATCGAAGGCTGGTCGTGGTTTGACGGCTTCTACATGGTCATCACCACGCTGACCACCATCGGATATCAGGAAACGCATCCGCTGTCTCATGCGGGCCGGATTTTTAACGTCGGAATCATTCTGTGCGGAGTCTCGCTGGTCTTCCTTGCCATCGGGGCACTGACCCAGGCTTTGTTAGAATTCGAGTTGCAACATTTCTTTGGAAGGCGGCGCATGGAACGCGATATCAGCCGGCTTACCGATCACTACATTATCTGCGGAGCAGGTCGCGTCGGACGCAGTGCGGCCCGCGAACTGGCGCGCCGTCCGGCGCCTTTCGTGATTCTTGAAAACAGTGAGGCCAAGGCGCAGAAATTTTCCGGCGAAGGCTGGCTCATGCAGATCGGGGATGCTACACAGGAACAGGCCCTTCGCGATGCCCGTATCGAATATGCGCGAGGGCTGGTGGCTGCCACTACTACCGATGCAACGAATCTCTACATTGTTCTTACCGCTCGCAGTTTGAATCCGAAGTTACGAATCATTGCTCGCGCCAGCGAAGACATGGCTGAGAAACATCTGATTTCCGCGGGCGCCGATTCCGTGGTTTCCCCCTACATTTTCGCGGGACAGCGCATCGCGCATTCGTTTCTGCGTCCGCATGTTGTGAGTTTTCTCGACACGGCCACCACGCATCTCGGCATGGACCTCGAAATCGGGCAAGTCGCGATCACGTCGACCAGTCCCTTTGCGGGGCAGACGGTGGAGAGTTCCCGCATCCGTCAGGATCGCGGCGTGATCGTGCTGGCCATCAAGCGGCAATCCGGCATGCGTTTCAATCCTGTACCGGACGATCGCATCGAAGCTGGAGACTTCCTGATCGCCATGGGTGAGCCACAGCAAATCCGTGACCTGGAGCGAAGGGCCAGTTCGAATCTATGA